One genomic region from Bradyrhizobium icense encodes:
- the urtC gene encoding urea ABC transporter permease subunit UrtC — protein sequence MTPHILTRSLDRSATIFLVVVAGLGLLIPLSNLLLPAGSALQVPTYLVALFGKYACYAILALSIDLIWGYCGILSLGHGAFFALGGYAMGMYLMRQIGSRGVYGNPILPDFMVFLNYPALPWYWHGFDMFWFAALMVILVPGLLAFCFGWLAFRSRVTGVYLSIITQAMTYALLLAFFRNDFGFGGNNGLTDFKDILGFNVQADGTRAALFALSCLALILAFLICRAVVTSKLGKVLIAIRDAESRTRFLGYRVESYKLFVFTLSACMAGVAGALYVPQVGIINPSEFAPGNSIEAVIWVAVGGRGTLVGAALGAVVVNYAKTYFTSGPLAPYWLFMLGALFILVTLLLPKGIVGTFNAWRESRKEAEKANAESAALEDGVGEPKPAE from the coding sequence ATGACGCCGCATATCCTCACGCGTTCGCTCGATCGCAGCGCCACCATCTTCCTGGTGGTGGTCGCCGGCCTCGGCCTGCTGATCCCGCTATCCAACCTCTTGTTGCCGGCCGGCTCGGCGCTGCAGGTGCCGACCTATCTGGTCGCGCTGTTCGGCAAATATGCCTGCTACGCCATCCTAGCGCTCTCGATCGACCTGATCTGGGGCTATTGCGGTATTCTCTCGCTCGGCCATGGCGCGTTCTTCGCGCTCGGCGGCTACGCCATGGGCATGTACCTGATGCGCCAGATCGGCAGCCGCGGCGTCTACGGCAATCCGATCCTGCCCGATTTCATGGTGTTCCTGAACTATCCGGCGCTGCCCTGGTACTGGCACGGCTTCGACATGTTCTGGTTCGCGGCGCTGATGGTCATTCTTGTTCCCGGCCTGCTCGCGTTCTGCTTCGGCTGGCTGGCGTTCCGCTCCCGCGTTACCGGCGTCTATCTCTCGATCATCACCCAGGCGATGACCTATGCGCTGCTGCTGGCGTTCTTCCGCAACGATTTCGGTTTCGGCGGCAACAACGGCCTGACCGACTTCAAGGACATCCTCGGCTTCAACGTACAGGCCGACGGCACCCGCGCCGCGTTGTTCGCGCTGAGCTGCCTGGCGCTGATCCTGGCCTTCCTGATCTGCCGGGCGGTGGTGACGTCGAAGCTCGGCAAGGTTCTAATTGCAATCCGCGATGCCGAATCGCGCACGCGCTTTCTCGGCTACCGCGTCGAATCCTACAAGCTGTTCGTGTTCACGCTGTCGGCCTGCATGGCCGGCGTTGCGGGTGCGCTCTACGTGCCGCAGGTCGGCATCATCAATCCGAGCGAATTTGCACCGGGCAACTCGATTGAAGCGGTGATCTGGGTCGCCGTCGGTGGCCGCGGCACGCTGGTGGGCGCCGCGCTCGGCGCTGTCGTCGTCAACTACGCAAAAACCTACTTCACCTCGGGTCCGCTGGCGCCGTACTGGCTGTTCATGCTGGGTGCGCTCTTTATCCTGGTGACGCTGTTGCTGCCGAAGGGAATCGTCGGCACCTTCAACGCCTGGCGGGAGTCGCGGAAGGAAGCGGAAAAGGCCAATGCCGAAAGTGCCGCGCTCGAAGACGGCGTCGGCGAACCGAAGCCCGCGGAGTGA
- the urtB gene encoding urea ABC transporter permease subunit UrtB — MSANFLDRLRALLLAISLAVAFAAPALAGPFEDAVAKFANDDFSDTDEAIGAVATSGNPLAFPIISALQEGRLSADPDTKKVFVTQADGKVIDAATGAAVDKLPDNAAAVRLNNRLRRAVEAALGGLTLLSPDPAKRIAAAQSVFKSHEESALPVIDGALAKETNKSVKAAFAEARAAILLYKSDATEVEKLEAVAVVKARGDQEAMALLTGLGSDLPPNVAPAVASAIASIQSNLQMWSMVQNAWYGLSLGSVLLLAAIGLAITFGVMGVINMAHGEMVMLGAYTTFVVQEVIRSHYPGLFDYSLLIAVPLAFLVAGAVGVAIERGIIRFLYGRPLETLLATWGLSLVLQQAVRTAFGPTNREVGNPSWMSGAFELGQITITYNRLWILCFTLAVFVILLAMLRYTALGLEMRAVTQNRRMAASMGIATSRVDALTFGLGSGIAGIAGVALSQIDNVSPNLGQSYIIDSFMVVVFGGVGNLWGTLVGAFTLGIANKFLEPVAGAVLGKIAILVLIILFIQKRPRGLFALKGRAVEA, encoded by the coding sequence GTGTCTGCCAATTTCCTTGATCGCCTTCGCGCGCTTTTGCTCGCGATTTCTCTTGCCGTCGCCTTTGCAGCGCCGGCGCTGGCAGGCCCGTTCGAGGACGCGGTCGCCAAGTTCGCCAACGACGATTTTTCCGATACCGACGAGGCGATCGGCGCGGTCGCGACATCAGGCAATCCGCTCGCCTTTCCGATCATCAGCGCTCTGCAGGAAGGCCGGCTGTCGGCCGATCCGGATACCAAGAAGGTTTTCGTCACGCAGGCCGACGGCAAGGTCATCGATGCCGCGACCGGCGCTGCCGTGGACAAGCTGCCGGACAATGCGGCCGCCGTGCGCCTCAACAATCGCTTGCGCCGCGCCGTCGAAGCCGCGCTCGGCGGGTTGACGCTGTTGTCACCCGATCCGGCCAAGCGGATCGCGGCGGCGCAATCGGTGTTCAAGAGCCATGAGGAGAGTGCGCTGCCCGTGATCGACGGCGCCCTGGCGAAGGAGACCAACAAGTCCGTCAAGGCCGCCTTCGCGGAAGCCCGCGCCGCTATCCTGCTCTACAAATCCGACGCGACCGAGGTCGAGAAGCTCGAAGCGGTCGCCGTCGTCAAGGCGCGCGGCGATCAGGAGGCAATGGCGCTGCTGACGGGCTTGGGCAGCGACCTGCCGCCCAACGTCGCGCCTGCCGTAGCAAGCGCGATCGCTTCGATCCAGAGCAATCTGCAGATGTGGTCGATGGTGCAGAACGCCTGGTACGGCCTGTCGCTGGGATCGGTGTTGCTGCTTGCCGCGATCGGGCTCGCCATCACCTTCGGGGTCATGGGCGTCATCAACATGGCCCATGGCGAGATGGTGATGTTGGGGGCCTACACCACTTTCGTGGTGCAGGAGGTCATTCGCAGCCATTATCCCGGCCTGTTCGACTATTCACTGCTGATCGCGGTACCGCTGGCGTTCCTCGTCGCCGGCGCGGTCGGCGTAGCGATCGAGCGCGGCATCATCCGCTTCCTCTACGGCCGCCCGCTGGAGACGCTGCTCGCGACCTGGGGCCTGTCGCTGGTATTGCAGCAGGCCGTGCGCACCGCGTTCGGCCCCACCAACCGCGAGGTCGGCAATCCCTCATGGATGAGCGGCGCGTTCGAGCTCGGCCAGATCACCATCACCTATAACCGGCTCTGGATCCTCTGCTTCACGCTCGCCGTGTTCGTCATCCTGCTCGCGATGCTGCGTTACACCGCGCTCGGGCTCGAGATGCGCGCGGTGACGCAGAACCGCCGGATGGCGGCCTCGATGGGCATCGCCACCTCGCGCGTCGATGCGCTGACCTTCGGTCTCGGCTCGGGGATCGCCGGGATTGCCGGCGTGGCGCTATCGCAGATCGACAATGTCAGTCCCAATCTCGGCCAGAGCTACATCATCGACAGCTTCATGGTCGTCGTGTTCGGCGGCGTCGGTAATCTCTGGGGCACGCTGGTCGGCGCCTTCACACTCGGCATTGCCAACAAGTTCCTGGAGCCGGTGGCGGGCGCCGTACTCGGCAAGATCGCCATTCTGGTGCTGATCATCCTGTTCATCCAGAAACGTCCGCGCGGCCTGTTCGCGCTGAAGGGCCGGGCGGTGGAAGCATGA
- the urtA gene encoding urea ABC transporter substrate-binding protein, which translates to MLTKLTHDIATLSRRRWLAATAGLVLGLAAFSNAQAQETIKVGVLHSLSGTMAISETTLKDTILFLIDEQNKKGGVLGKKLEAVVVDPASNWPLFAEKARELITKDKVSVVFGCWTSVSRKSVLPVFKELNSILFYPVQYEGEESERNVFYTGAAPNQQAIPAVDYLMKDEKVKRWVLAGTDYVYPRTTNKILEAYLKSKGVKQEDIMINYTPFGHSDWQTIVADIKKFGSAGKKTAVVSTINGDANVPFYKELGNQGIKATDIPVVAFSVGEEELAGIDTKPLLGHLAAWNYFQSIKSPENDKFIKAWQAYTKNPKRVTNDPMEAHVIGFEMWVKAVEKVKSTDPDKVIDALPGIEAKNLTGGTSKMLPNHHITKPVFIGEIKANGQFDVVWKTPSLVAGDAWSKELEGSKDLIGDWVGKKCGNYNTKTNKCGGQGS; encoded by the coding sequence ATGCTTACAAAATTAACTCACGATATAGCGACGCTAAGCCGCCGCCGCTGGTTGGCGGCCACCGCCGGCCTGGTTTTGGGTCTGGCTGCATTCTCGAACGCCCAAGCGCAGGAGACCATCAAGGTCGGCGTCCTGCACTCGCTCTCCGGCACCATGGCCATCAGCGAAACCACGCTGAAGGACACGATTCTCTTCCTGATCGACGAGCAGAACAAGAAGGGCGGCGTGCTCGGCAAGAAGCTCGAAGCCGTCGTGGTCGACCCCGCCTCGAACTGGCCGCTGTTTGCGGAAAAGGCGCGGGAGCTGATCACCAAGGACAAGGTTTCGGTCGTGTTCGGCTGCTGGACCTCGGTGTCGCGCAAGTCCGTGCTGCCGGTGTTCAAGGAGCTGAACTCGATCCTGTTCTATCCCGTGCAATACGAGGGTGAGGAGAGCGAGCGCAACGTGTTCTACACCGGCGCTGCGCCGAACCAGCAGGCGATCCCGGCCGTCGACTACCTGATGAAGGACGAAAAGGTGAAGCGCTGGGTGCTGGCCGGCACCGACTACGTCTATCCGCGTACCACCAACAAGATTCTCGAAGCCTACTTGAAGTCGAAGGGCGTCAAGCAGGAAGACATCATGATCAACTACACGCCGTTCGGTCACTCGGACTGGCAGACGATCGTGGCCGACATCAAGAAGTTCGGCTCGGCCGGCAAGAAGACCGCTGTGGTCTCCACCATCAACGGCGACGCCAACGTTCCCTTCTACAAGGAGCTGGGCAACCAGGGCATCAAGGCGACCGACATTCCGGTGGTCGCGTTCTCGGTCGGTGAAGAAGAGCTCGCCGGCATCGACACCAAGCCGCTGCTTGGCCATCTCGCCGCCTGGAACTACTTCCAGTCGATCAAGTCGCCGGAGAACGACAAGTTCATCAAGGCCTGGCAGGCCTACACCAAGAACCCGAAGCGCGTGACCAACGATCCGATGGAAGCGCACGTCATCGGCTTCGAAATGTGGGTCAAGGCGGTCGAGAAGGTGAAGTCGACCGATCCGGACAAGGTGATCGACGCGCTGCCCGGCATCGAGGCCAAGAACCTGACCGGCGGCACCTCCAAGATGCTGCCCAACCATCACATCACCAAGCCGGTGTTCATTGGCGAAATCAAAGCCAACGGCCAGTTCGACGTGGTGTGGAAGACGCCGTCGCTGGTCGCTGGCGACGCCTGGTCGAAGGAGCTCGAGGGCTCCAAGGACCTGATCGGCGACTGGGTTGGCAAGAAGTGCGGCAACTACAACACCAAGACCAACAAGTGCGGCGGTCAGGGCTCCTGA
- a CDS encoding DEAD/DEAH box helicase has translation MERTTLLTSFQDFGLADPISRALKEENYHTPTPIQAQTIPIALTGRDVVGIAQTGTGKTAAFALPILHRILENRIRPQPKSCRVLVLSPTRELSGQILDSFNAYGRHIRLTSALAIGGVPMGRQVRSVMQGVEVMVATPGRLLDLVQSNGLKLNQVEFLVLDEADRMLDMGFINDIRKVVAKLPIKRQTLFFSATMPKDIAELAESMLRDPARVAVTPVASTADRIAQRIIQVDFAAKPAVLAQLLKQEPVDRALVFTRTKHGADKVVKVLTKAGIEANAIHGNKSQNHRERVLAAFRSGEIRTLVATDIAARGIDVDGISHVVNFDLPNVPETYVHRIGRTARAGAEGVAISLIAGAEEMGYLRDIERLIRIALPREDRRTPGRSDAAPAPAQHRGGRSAPRAHTVRSNDAGQPSKGPRRRRRGGGNNAPPQPNRHEGPRPAQQGGKSQAGHSEGIQGVAFLHRESRPNNQPNRSHRTQR, from the coding sequence ATGGAAAGAACCACCCTTTTGACCTCCTTTCAGGATTTCGGCCTTGCCGATCCCATCTCGCGTGCGCTCAAGGAAGAGAATTACCACACGCCCACGCCCATCCAGGCCCAGACCATCCCCATCGCATTGACCGGCCGTGACGTCGTCGGCATCGCCCAGACCGGCACCGGCAAAACCGCGGCGTTTGCGCTGCCGATCCTCCACCGGATCCTGGAAAACCGCATCCGGCCGCAGCCGAAGAGCTGCCGCGTGCTGGTGCTGTCGCCGACCCGCGAACTGTCAGGCCAGATCCTCGACAGCTTCAATGCCTATGGCCGCCACATCCGCCTGACCTCGGCGCTCGCGATCGGCGGCGTGCCGATGGGCCGCCAGGTCCGCTCGGTCATGCAGGGCGTCGAAGTGATGGTGGCGACCCCCGGCCGCCTGCTCGACCTCGTCCAGAGCAACGGGCTGAAGCTGAACCAGGTCGAGTTCCTGGTGCTCGACGAAGCCGACCGCATGCTCGACATGGGCTTCATCAACGACATCCGCAAAGTCGTCGCCAAGCTGCCGATCAAGCGGCAGACGCTGTTCTTCTCGGCCACCATGCCGAAGGATATCGCGGAACTCGCCGAATCCATGCTGCGCGACCCCGCCCGCGTGGCGGTGACGCCGGTGGCCTCGACGGCCGACCGGATCGCCCAGCGTATCATCCAGGTCGATTTCGCGGCCAAGCCGGCGGTGCTGGCGCAGCTCCTGAAGCAGGAACCGGTCGATCGCGCGCTGGTGTTTACCCGCACCAAGCACGGCGCCGACAAGGTGGTGAAGGTACTGACCAAGGCCGGCATCGAAGCCAACGCCATCCACGGCAACAAGTCGCAGAACCACCGGGAACGCGTGCTGGCAGCGTTCCGCTCCGGCGAGATCCGCACGTTGGTCGCCACCGATATCGCCGCCCGCGGCATCGATGTCGACGGCATCAGCCATGTGGTGAATTTCGACCTGCCCAATGTTCCCGAAACCTATGTCCACCGCATCGGCCGCACCGCGCGCGCCGGCGCCGAGGGCGTTGCGATCTCGCTGATCGCGGGCGCCGAGGAAATGGGCTATCTGCGCGACATCGAGCGACTGATTCGCATCGCACTGCCGCGGGAAGACCGCCGCACGCCCGGCAGAAGCGACGCCGCGCCGGCGCCTGCCCAACACCGGGGTGGACGCTCGGCGCCACGTGCCCATACCGTGAGGTCCAATGACGCGGGCCAGCCTTCAAAAGGCCCTCGCCGACGCCGCCGCGGTGGTGGTAATAATGCGCCGCCGCAGCCGAACCGGCACGAAGGGCCGCGTCCGGCGCAGCAGGGCGGCAAGAGCCAGGCCGGCCACAGCGAAGGCATTCAGGGCGTCGCCTTCTTGCATCGCGAGAGCCGTCCGAATAATCAACCGAACCGTAGCCACCGAACGCAGCGCTAG
- the infA gene encoding translation initiation factor IF-1: protein MAKEELIQFEGLVTEILPDARYRVQLDAGHEIVAYTAGKMKKNRIKTLAGDRVTIEMSPYDLEKGRLIFRHKDERPSTPGAPRGAPPRGGQFRRR from the coding sequence ATGGCTAAAGAAGAGCTGATCCAGTTCGAAGGACTGGTGACCGAAATCCTCCCCGACGCGCGCTACCGCGTGCAGCTCGATGCCGGACACGAGATCGTTGCCTATACCGCGGGCAAGATGAAGAAGAACCGGATCAAGACGCTGGCAGGCGATCGCGTGACGATCGAAATGTCGCCGTACGATTTGGAGAAGGGTCGCCTGATCTTCCGACACAAGGATGAGCGTCCCTCGACACCGGGCGCCCCGCGTGGTGCGCCGCCGCGCGGCGGCCAGTTCCGCCGACGGTAA
- a CDS encoding cold-shock protein: MSMGTVKWFNATKGYGFIQPDDGGNDVFVHISAVERAGLGTLREGQKISYEIVADRRSGKSSADNLRAAG; the protein is encoded by the coding sequence GTGAGCATGGGAACCGTGAAGTGGTTTAACGCAACCAAGGGCTATGGCTTCATCCAGCCGGACGACGGCGGCAATGACGTGTTCGTGCACATCAGCGCTGTCGAGCGTGCCGGCCTCGGAACGTTGCGTGAAGGCCAGAAGATCTCCTACGAAATCGTGGCAGATCGCCGCTCTGGCAAATCTTCGGCCGACAATCTGCGCGCCGCCGGATAA
- a CDS encoding TadE/TadG family type IV pilus assembly protein, which yields MPSSIWLSRLRRHVAALRRNNSGLAAVEFAMIIPLMAMLFLGTYEFSTGVAIDRKVTIMARTLSDLTSQNTEVDDAKLTNFFNAGKSIMTPYSSTPVQGTISELWINPDTLKARVQWSKGAELHADGTIIEIPDALKIGGTYLIYSEVKYKYVPSVAWFINKVSGITLSDVSYTRPRQGLCVKYKTDCTTK from the coding sequence ATGCCGTCATCGATTTGGTTGTCGCGCCTGCGGCGCCACGTTGCCGCTCTGCGCAGGAACAACAGCGGTCTCGCGGCGGTCGAATTCGCCATGATCATCCCGCTCATGGCTATGCTTTTCCTCGGAACGTACGAGTTTTCCACGGGCGTTGCCATCGACCGCAAGGTGACGATCATGGCGCGCACGCTGTCGGACCTGACGTCGCAGAACACCGAGGTCGACGACGCGAAATTGACGAACTTCTTCAATGCCGGCAAGTCGATCATGACGCCGTATTCGTCGACGCCGGTGCAGGGCACAATCTCGGAACTCTGGATCAATCCGGACACGCTGAAGGCGCGGGTGCAGTGGAGCAAGGGCGCCGAATTGCATGCGGACGGCACCATCATCGAGATCCCGGATGCTCTCAAGATCGGCGGAACCTATCTGATCTACAGCGAGGTGAAGTACAAATACGTGCCGAGCGTCGCCTGGTTCATCAACAAGGTGAGTGGCATCACGCTGAGCGACGTCTCCTACACCCGTCCGCGCCAGGGGCTTTGCGTGAAGTACAAGACGGACTGCACCACGAAGTGA
- a CDS encoding TadE/TadG family type IV pilus assembly protein: protein MPPSTASKTNILRRFGRNRKGAAAVEFALVAPIFFAVLFAIIELALVFFASQILETVTQDSARLVMTGQAQGASLTKEQFKDAVCGKLTVMFDCANGVSIDVRSYPSFAGVNIDEPIDSSSKTFINDMKYCPGKDGDVVVVRLFYPWPVFVTGLGFNLTNMVGGKRLLTATAAFQNEPFPTGGTTCS, encoded by the coding sequence ATGCCGCCTTCCACAGCGTCCAAGACAAACATCCTGCGCCGGTTTGGTCGCAACCGAAAGGGCGCGGCTGCTGTCGAGTTTGCACTGGTTGCGCCGATATTCTTCGCTGTTCTGTTCGCGATCATCGAACTGGCGCTGGTGTTCTTTGCCAGCCAGATCCTCGAAACCGTGACGCAGGACTCGGCGCGTCTGGTCATGACCGGCCAGGCGCAGGGCGCTTCCCTCACCAAGGAGCAGTTCAAGGACGCCGTTTGCGGCAAGCTCACCGTGATGTTCGATTGTGCGAACGGTGTCTCGATCGATGTGCGGAGCTATCCTTCGTTTGCCGGTGTGAATATCGACGAACCGATCGATTCTTCTTCGAAGACCTTCATCAACGATATGAAATATTGTCCCGGCAAGGACGGCGATGTGGTCGTGGTGCGGCTGTTCTATCCATGGCCGGTGTTCGTCACCGGGCTCGGCTTCAATCTGACGAACATGGTCGGCGGCAAGCGTCTTCTGACCGCCACCGCTGCATTCCAGAACGAGCCGTTCCCTACCGGCGGTACCACCTGCTCATGA
- a CDS encoding pilus assembly protein N-terminal domain-containing protein: MSFKFPRIRARARSGLRSLAAGILLWPAVGLASPDPDRIAVYVDQAKLVKLPAKVSTIVVGNPLIADVTLQSGGIIVVTGKGYGATNFIAMDRNGEVLVDRQIQVEGPTDQLVTVYRGVERESYSCMPICQRRVTLGDGDGYFKTAIDQAGSLSSQAAGSAGSK; encoded by the coding sequence ATGTCGTTCAAGTTCCCGCGTATTCGCGCACGCGCGCGTTCAGGATTGCGTTCCCTCGCTGCAGGAATCCTGCTGTGGCCGGCCGTCGGCCTGGCCTCGCCCGATCCCGACCGAATCGCCGTCTATGTCGATCAGGCGAAGCTTGTGAAGCTTCCCGCCAAGGTCTCCACCATCGTAGTCGGAAATCCACTGATCGCAGACGTGACCCTGCAGAGCGGCGGCATCATCGTCGTCACCGGCAAGGGCTACGGCGCGACCAATTTCATCGCCATGGACCGCAACGGCGAAGTGCTGGTGGACCGCCAGATCCAGGTCGAAGGCCCGACCGATCAACTCGTCACCGTCTACCGTGGCGTCGAACGGGAATCCTATAGCTGCATGCCGATCTGCCAGCGCCGTGTCACCCTTGGCGACGGCGACGGCTACTTCAAGACCGCCATCGATCAGGCCGGCTCGCTCTCCAGCCAGGCCGCCGGGTCCGCGGGCAGCAAGTAA
- a CDS encoding sterol desaturase family protein encodes MNLPIEVVEMLGQTMAKVVPVTIALALVFSLLSHFWACNPGQPWWRKRELVTDICYWFLVPLFARVFRIGLLVLGTALLFGIHDADELIAFYDNGHGPLSRMPLWLQALLYLVAADFMMYWLHRMFHGGGFWKYHAIHHSSEDVDWISAARFHPVNLLLGTIGVDVVLLIAGISPGVMLWLGPFNIFHSAFVHANLNWTLGPFKFVVATPVFHRWHHTSREEGGDTNFAGTFPLWDILFGTFRMPPDRLPEQYGVDDQPSFPREIIGQLAYPFRK; translated from the coding sequence ATGAACCTGCCAATCGAAGTCGTGGAGATGCTGGGCCAGACCATGGCCAAGGTGGTGCCGGTCACGATCGCGCTGGCGCTCGTGTTCTCGCTGCTTTCGCATTTCTGGGCCTGCAATCCCGGCCAGCCGTGGTGGCGCAAGCGCGAACTCGTCACCGACATCTGCTACTGGTTTCTGGTGCCGCTGTTCGCGCGCGTGTTCCGCATCGGACTGTTGGTGCTCGGCACCGCTTTGCTGTTTGGTATTCACGACGCCGACGAGCTGATTGCCTTCTACGACAACGGCCACGGCCCATTGTCGAGGATGCCCTTGTGGCTGCAGGCGCTCCTGTACCTGGTCGCTGCCGACTTCATGATGTACTGGCTGCACCGCATGTTTCACGGCGGCGGATTCTGGAAATACCACGCCATTCATCATTCGTCGGAAGATGTGGACTGGATCTCGGCGGCACGCTTCCACCCCGTCAACCTGCTGTTAGGTACCATTGGGGTCGACGTCGTGCTGCTGATAGCCGGCATATCGCCGGGCGTGATGCTGTGGCTCGGGCCGTTCAACATCTTCCATTCGGCATTCGTTCACGCCAACCTCAACTGGACGCTGGGGCCGTTCAAATTCGTCGTGGCGACGCCGGTGTTTCACCGCTGGCACCACACCTCCCGCGAGGAGGGCGGGGACACCAACTTCGCAGGCACCTTTCCGCTCTGGGACATCCTGTTCGGGACCTTCCGAATGCCGCCGGATCGCCTGCCGGAGCAGTACGGCGTGGACGATCAGCCCTCGTTCCCGCGCGAAATCATTGGGCAACTGGCTTACCCATTCCGCAAATAG
- a CDS encoding sterol desaturase family protein, producing the protein MSSFPMEVIEVVGQTIAKVVPVTIALALVFTVLSHFWACNPGKPWWRKRELITDICYWFLVPVFARIFRIGLLVLGAAVVFNIHEVDELIAFYDNGHGPLSQLPLLVQALLFLVASDFMLYWLHRMFHGGGFWKYHAIHHSSEDLEWISAARFHPVNLFIGTILVDVILLMAGISPNIMLWVGPFTTFHSAFVHANLNWTLGPLKYVLATPVFHRWHHTSLEEGGNTNFAGTFPLWDILFGTFRMPENRLPDNYGVNDQDIPAEIGGQLAYPFRQ; encoded by the coding sequence ATGTCCAGTTTCCCAATGGAAGTCATCGAGGTAGTGGGCCAGACGATAGCGAAGGTCGTTCCTGTCACGATCGCGCTCGCCCTCGTGTTCACGGTACTCTCGCATTTCTGGGCCTGCAATCCGGGCAAACCCTGGTGGCGCAAGCGCGAGCTCATCACCGATATCTGCTACTGGTTTCTCGTTCCGGTGTTCGCGCGCATCTTCCGCATCGGACTGTTGGTGCTCGGCGCTGCGGTCGTCTTCAACATTCACGAGGTCGACGAACTGATCGCATTCTACGACAATGGCCATGGACCGCTGTCGCAGCTTCCGCTCTTGGTGCAGGCGCTGTTGTTCCTCGTTGCATCCGACTTCATGCTGTACTGGCTGCACCGCATGTTTCACGGCGGCGGGTTCTGGAAGTATCATGCCATCCATCATTCTTCCGAAGATCTCGAGTGGATCTCGGCTGCGCGGTTTCACCCCGTCAACCTGTTTATCGGAACGATCCTGGTCGACGTCATCCTGCTGATGGCGGGCATTTCTCCCAACATCATGCTGTGGGTCGGGCCGTTCACGACCTTCCACTCCGCCTTCGTTCACGCCAATCTGAACTGGACGCTCGGACCGTTGAAATATGTGCTTGCCACGCCGGTCTTCCATCGCTGGCATCACACCTCGCTCGAAGAGGGCGGCAATACCAATTTCGCGGGCACCTTCCCGCTCTGGGACATTCTGTTCGGAACGTTCCGGATGCCGGAGAACCGCCTGCCCGACAATTACGGCGTGAACGATCAGGATATCCCTGCCGAGATCGGCGGACAATTGGCCTATCCTTTCCGTCAATAA
- a CDS encoding Flp family type IVb pilin, whose translation MKNLVSRFVKDESGATAIEYGLIAAGIAIAIITAVQGVGTQLSTNFNTISTSLK comes from the coding sequence ATGAAGAATCTCGTTTCGCGTTTCGTGAAGGATGAGTCCGGCGCCACCGCCATCGAATACGGTCTGATTGCCGCCGGCATCGCGATCGCGATCATCACCGCCGTTCAGGGCGTCGGCACCCAACTCTCGACCAACTTCAACACCATCTCGACCTCGCTGAAGTAA
- a CDS encoding A24 family peptidase, whose translation MILDTARLLLFPALMAFAAASDLFTMTISNRVSLALIAGFVALALLGGMGLHDMLLHFGAGAAVLVVAFACFAMGWVGGGDAKVAASVALWLGFDHLLNYLVYVSLLGGALTVLLIQFRQWPLPSLLTGQAWLNRLHDKQSGIPYGIALALGALIVYPETEWIKAVDLIHLAMR comes from the coding sequence ATGATTCTCGATACCGCCCGCCTCCTGCTGTTTCCGGCCCTGATGGCGTTCGCAGCCGCGAGCGACCTCTTCACCATGACGATTTCGAACCGGGTGTCGCTGGCGCTGATCGCCGGCTTTGTGGCGCTTGCGCTGCTGGGCGGCATGGGCCTGCACGACATGCTGCTGCATTTCGGCGCCGGCGCCGCCGTTCTCGTCGTAGCCTTTGCCTGCTTCGCGATGGGATGGGTCGGCGGCGGCGACGCCAAGGTCGCGGCCAGCGTGGCGCTCTGGTTGGGCTTCGACCACCTCCTCAATTATCTGGTCTATGTCTCGCTGCTCGGCGGAGCGCTGACGGTCTTGCTGATTCAGTTCCGACAATGGCCGCTACCCTCCCTGCTGACGGGACAAGCCTGGCTGAACCGGTTGCACGACAAGCAGAGCGGAATCCCCTATGGCATCGCACTCGCCCTCGGCGCGCTGATCGTCTATCCGGAAACCGAATGGATCAAGGCGGTCGACCTCATTCACCTCGCGATGCGCTGA